A genomic window from Kineosporia sp. NBRC 101731 includes:
- a CDS encoding alkyl sulfatase dimerization domain-containing protein encodes MADDLLTYADRVWAGDADLRPYYSGQLNREGLHRVADGVWMWPATGNVYVIDVGDALLLFDAGDRTNAQRFLAALRALTARPVSTLVYSHGHIDHVCGATVIDADPDRPVTVVGHVDIARRFDRYRLTPGYNALVNQRQFRAPGLTWPEVYRYPDRTYTDELQLDHGGLRVHLRHARGETDDATTAWIPDLKVLLCGDFYAWNAPNAGNPQKAQRHVAEWAATLEWMAGLGAELLLPGHGVPVRGAAKVARTLTDAATVLTHLHDATVDLMNAGATLDEILHSKSILTPTVKELLARPYLRPTYDDPEFILHNLWRAYGGWYEGDPAALRPAPRAELATEISELAGGPGQLAERALALLNSGNHRLAAHLVELAALAADDDPQVHRARAEVFGAMEADASSFMAKGIYGWAAAGSRARADGSDPWAVMRAGRWAP; translated from the coding sequence ATGGCCGACGACCTGCTCACCTACGCCGATCGGGTGTGGGCGGGGGACGCCGACCTGCGGCCCTACTACTCCGGGCAACTGAACCGGGAGGGCTTGCACCGGGTCGCCGACGGCGTCTGGATGTGGCCGGCCACCGGCAATGTCTACGTGATCGATGTGGGTGACGCCCTACTGCTGTTCGACGCGGGTGACCGCACGAACGCGCAGAGGTTCCTCGCCGCGCTCCGGGCCCTGACCGCCCGGCCGGTGTCGACGCTGGTGTACTCCCACGGTCACATCGATCATGTCTGCGGGGCAACGGTGATCGACGCTGATCCGGATCGTCCGGTGACGGTGGTCGGCCATGTAGACATTGCCCGCCGGTTCGACCGGTACCGGCTCACCCCCGGTTACAACGCCCTGGTGAACCAGCGGCAGTTCCGTGCGCCGGGCCTCACCTGGCCGGAGGTGTACCGGTATCCCGACCGCACCTACACCGACGAGCTGCAGCTCGATCACGGGGGTCTGCGGGTACATCTTCGGCACGCCCGGGGGGAGACCGACGATGCCACGACCGCCTGGATCCCCGACCTGAAAGTGCTTCTCTGCGGGGACTTCTACGCATGGAACGCGCCGAATGCCGGCAACCCGCAGAAGGCGCAGCGGCACGTGGCGGAGTGGGCCGCGACGCTGGAGTGGATGGCCGGCCTGGGGGCCGAGCTGCTGCTGCCCGGTCACGGGGTACCCGTGCGAGGGGCGGCGAAGGTGGCCCGCACCCTGACCGATGCCGCCACGGTGCTCACCCATCTGCACGACGCCACCGTCGACCTGATGAACGCCGGGGCCACGCTCGACGAGATCCTGCACTCGAAGAGCATTCTCACGCCGACCGTGAAAGAACTGCTCGCCCGGCCGTATTTGCGGCCGACCTACGACGATCCCGAGTTCATCCTGCACAACCTCTGGCGAGCCTACGGCGGCTGGTACGAGGGGGACCCCGCCGCGCTGCGCCCCGCGCCCCGTGCCGAACTCGCCACCGAGATCAGTGAACTGGCCGGTGGGCCCGGCCAACTGGCGGAACGCGCATTGGCCCTGTTGAACAGCGGGAATCACCGATTGGCGGCTCATCTCGTGGAACTGGCGGCCCTGGCGGCTGACGATGACCCGCAGGTGCACCGGGCCCGGGCCGAGGTCTTCGGCGCGATGGAGGCCGATGCCTCGTCGTTCATGGCGAAGGGCATCTACGGCTGGGCCGCGGCTGGGTCCCGGGCCCGGGCCGACGGGTCCGATCCGTGGGCCGTGATGCGGGCCGGTCGCTGGGCCCCGTGA
- a CDS encoding VOC family protein, translating to MGISHITLISIPVTDQDKALSFYESLGFSVTNDHIMTEEEMPPEPDLRWLQLGTTTGDTTVVLANWTVGGLEPGVMHMSVAADDVKALHKSLALKNFDPSPIFDAPFGSFFNVNDPDGNGVMVVEEKK from the coding sequence GTGGGAATCAGCCACATCACGCTCATCTCGATCCCGGTGACCGACCAGGACAAGGCGCTCTCGTTCTACGAGAGCCTGGGATTCAGCGTCACGAACGACCACATCATGACCGAGGAGGAGATGCCGCCGGAGCCGGACCTGCGCTGGCTGCAGCTCGGCACCACCACGGGTGACACCACGGTCGTGCTGGCCAACTGGACCGTCGGAGGGCTCGAACCCGGGGTGATGCACATGTCGGTAGCGGCCGACGACGTGAAGGCGCTGCACAAGTCGCTCGCCCTGAAGAATTTTGACCCTTCGCCGATCTTCGACGCGCCGTTCGGCTCGTTCTTCAACGTGAACGACCCGGACGGCAACGGCGTCATGGTGGTCGAGGAGAAGAAGTAG
- a CDS encoding helix-turn-helix transcriptional regulator — protein MARSDLGDYLTGARARITPSAVNLPTDGLRRVPGLRREEVAALSGVSVDYYVRLEQGRERHPSAQVLAALAAALRLGDDAREHLFRLAGMSSGARSPGPADRVHPSLAQLMDAWPDNPALVYNRAYDVIASNALADALFCDWPGERNLLGVVFGSAGSLYSDWDDVARNCVAGFRVAHGQAPDDPRVREVLARYLCDERFARLWREHDARGKTLERKHFDHPEAGLLTLTGQTFEVRAAPGQDLVIYHAEPGSADAQALRLLGTLAATKALHLKG, from the coding sequence ATGGCCCGCTCCGACCTCGGCGACTACCTGACCGGTGCCCGCGCCCGCATCACCCCGTCCGCGGTGAACCTGCCCACCGACGGCCTGCGCCGGGTGCCCGGTCTGCGACGGGAGGAGGTCGCGGCGCTGTCGGGGGTCAGCGTGGACTACTACGTGCGGCTCGAACAGGGCCGCGAACGGCATCCGTCCGCCCAGGTGCTCGCGGCTCTGGCGGCGGCCCTGCGGCTGGGTGACGACGCCCGGGAACACCTGTTCCGGCTCGCCGGGATGTCGTCCGGGGCGCGATCACCGGGGCCGGCCGACCGGGTGCACCCCAGCCTGGCTCAGCTCATGGATGCCTGGCCCGACAACCCGGCGCTCGTCTACAACCGGGCCTACGACGTGATCGCGTCCAACGCCCTGGCCGACGCGCTGTTCTGCGACTGGCCGGGCGAACGCAACCTGCTGGGCGTCGTGTTCGGTTCCGCCGGTTCGCTGTACTCCGACTGGGACGACGTGGCCCGCAACTGCGTGGCCGGGTTCCGGGTGGCCCACGGGCAGGCGCCCGACGACCCGCGGGTGCGTGAGGTGCTCGCCCGGTATCTGTGCGACGAGCGTTTCGCCCGGCTCTGGCGCGAGCACGATGCGCGCGGGAAAACCCTGGAGCGTAAGCATTTCGACCATCCTGAAGCGGGTCTTCTCACCCTCACGGGGCAGACCTTCGAGGTGCGGGCCGCGCCGGGGCAGGATCTGGTGATCTATCACGCCGAACCGGGTTCGGCCGATGCCCAGGCCCTGAGGCTGCTCGGTACGCTGGCGGCCACGAAAGCTCTGCATCTGAAAGGATGA
- a CDS encoding hydroxyacid-oxoacid transhydrogenase: MPLETEETIFTWGASPLKFGAGALDEIGFEVSQYDVSRVLIITDTTINATGIPQRIQDQLAKHHIGSEVFDGVHVEPTDESLDQAIGYAREQGPWDGFIAVGGGSAIDTAKAVNLITTDGGELMDYLNRPIGRAKAPSHQLKPLIAVPTTAGTGSESTAMCVLDVLSMRVKTGISHWRLRPTLAVIDPLLTMTLPPEVTASAGMDIVCHALESYTARWYTTFDRKQPEQRVTYCGANPVSDLWCEKSLSLMAGSFRRAVHDGGNDLAARSEMMLAATFAGMGFGNSGVHVPHANAYPIAGMVKDFRPGGYPQDEPMVPHGMAVSLTAPQSFRFTFDSAPQRHLQAAQWLSPSSGEHRDPCEQLPGVLVDLMRDIGIPNGIRAVGYSEDDIAGLVPGTMKQQRLLTTCPRTPDEDDIAAIFAGSLENW; the protein is encoded by the coding sequence GTGCCCCTCGAGACCGAGGAAACGATTTTCACCTGGGGGGCCTCGCCGCTGAAGTTCGGGGCCGGGGCCCTCGACGAGATCGGTTTCGAGGTGAGCCAGTACGACGTCTCGCGCGTACTGATCATCACCGACACCACGATCAACGCCACCGGCATCCCGCAGCGCATCCAGGACCAGCTCGCGAAACACCACATCGGCTCGGAGGTCTTCGACGGCGTGCACGTCGAGCCGACCGACGAGAGCCTCGACCAGGCAATCGGTTACGCCCGCGAGCAGGGTCCCTGGGACGGGTTCATCGCGGTCGGGGGTGGCTCGGCCATCGACACGGCCAAGGCGGTCAACCTGATCACCACCGACGGTGGCGAGCTGATGGACTACCTGAACCGGCCGATCGGGCGCGCGAAAGCACCCAGCCATCAGCTGAAACCACTGATCGCCGTGCCCACGACGGCGGGCACCGGGTCGGAGAGTACGGCGATGTGCGTGCTCGACGTGCTCTCGATGCGGGTGAAGACCGGTATCAGTCACTGGCGGCTGCGGCCCACCCTGGCCGTGATCGACCCGCTGCTGACCATGACGCTGCCGCCGGAGGTCACCGCGTCGGCCGGCATGGACATCGTCTGCCACGCCCTGGAGTCGTACACCGCCCGCTGGTACACCACGTTCGACCGGAAACAGCCCGAGCAGCGGGTCACCTACTGCGGCGCGAACCCGGTCTCGGACCTGTGGTGCGAGAAGTCGCTGAGCCTGATGGCCGGGTCGTTCCGCCGGGCCGTGCACGACGGCGGCAACGACCTGGCGGCCCGCAGCGAGATGATGCTGGCCGCCACCTTCGCCGGGATGGGCTTCGGCAATTCCGGGGTGCACGTTCCGCACGCCAACGCCTATCCGATCGCGGGGATGGTGAAGGACTTCCGGCCGGGCGGGTACCCGCAGGACGAACCCATGGTGCCGCACGGCATGGCGGTCTCGCTGACCGCTCCGCAGTCGTTCCGGTTCACCTTCGACAGCGCACCGCAACGGCATCTTCAGGCAGCACAGTGGCTCTCACCCTCGTCCGGAGAACACCGGGACCCGTGCGAGCAGCTGCCGGGCGTGCTGGTCGACCTGATGCGCGACATCGGCATCCCGAACGGCATCCGTGCCGTCGGGTACTCCGAGGACGACATCGCCGGCCTGGTGCCGGGCACGATGAAACAGCAGCGGCTGCTCACCACCTGCCCGCGCACGCCGGACGAGGACGACATCGCCGCGATCTTCGCCGGATCACTCGAGAACTGGTGA
- a CDS encoding TetR/AcrR family transcriptional regulator: MARTIDPARHQARRLQIIDAALTRFAHDGFDRATITAICRTAGIGSGTFFHYFPTKQAVLLAVLDLGATETSEWFDRQRDRADPLQVIVDYVAYQAAALNDPRVAGFTRAVGAVMGDEEVADALAREEAVVQRGLLPWIRATAERGEVRQDQPPERLAVWLALLLDGYVGRICASAQFDPDAEKEMLLDTVGRLLGASSP, from the coding sequence ATGGCGCGCACCATCGATCCCGCCAGGCACCAGGCCCGGCGCCTGCAGATCATCGACGCCGCCCTCACCCGGTTCGCGCACGACGGCTTCGACCGGGCCACCATCACGGCTATCTGCCGGACGGCGGGCATCGGCTCGGGCACGTTCTTCCACTATTTTCCCACCAAACAGGCCGTGCTGCTGGCCGTGCTCGACCTGGGCGCCACCGAGACCAGCGAGTGGTTCGACCGGCAGCGCGACCGGGCCGACCCGCTCCAGGTGATCGTCGACTACGTCGCCTACCAGGCCGCCGCGCTGAATGATCCCCGGGTGGCGGGATTCACGCGTGCGGTCGGTGCGGTCATGGGGGACGAGGAGGTCGCCGATGCGCTGGCGCGCGAGGAGGCGGTGGTTCAGCGCGGGCTCTTGCCCTGGATCCGGGCGACGGCCGAGCGGGGCGAGGTACGGCAGGACCAGCCGCCGGAGCGCCTGGCCGTCTGGCTGGCCCTGCTGCTGGACGGGTACGTCGGCCGGATCTGCGCATCGGCGCAGTTCGACCCCGACGCCGAGAAGGAGATGCTGCTCGACACCGTCGGGCGTCTGCTGGGAGCGTCATCACCATGA
- a CDS encoding thiamine pyrophosphate-binding protein produces the protein MTLLTPLTPVTLHGGDLVVRTLTELGATTVFGIPGQHALGLFDALGRSSLRYVGNRVENNAAFAADGFARAGGLPAVLFLSTGPGALTALAGLQEARATGVPVLVVCSQVPRSGLEHPRSGHLHQLDEQLAAAGQVTKSARRVMRAQDIPSMVAAAWTQALTAPAGPVWVEIPQDVLLEPVTEVVASVQAGATGLPPDLLLLEQACSWLRQAERPVILAGGGLARSAVRGDLPALAEMLRAPVVTTASGKGVLRADHPLAAGSWLEDRLTTELLETADVLLVLGSALGEITSNYFTFRPQGRIISVNADPIVLDSTRARFGEILALPADAGETVRALVADLHPRPADGRAESVVQELRAGIQKRIAGQDLEAEQGLLRDVRAGVPDDAETFWDMTVAGYWAWSCWDPRSGGFHSAQGSGGIGWAFAAALGAAAASGRRTLAVSGDGGAMYSLAELAVARQHDLPVTWLVVDDGGYGILREYMTDTFGRAVGTELGRPDFVRLAEAFGVAAELVDPAGVEAAIARDWEAPGPRVVVLRQHLRMFAPTHI, from the coding sequence ATGACACTGCTGACACCGTTGACACCGGTAACACTGCATGGCGGCGATCTGGTGGTGCGCACCCTGACCGAGCTGGGCGCGACGACTGTTTTCGGTATTCCGGGGCAGCACGCCCTGGGGCTGTTCGACGCACTCGGCCGCAGTTCGCTGCGCTATGTGGGCAACCGGGTCGAGAACAATGCCGCGTTCGCGGCGGACGGCTTCGCCCGGGCCGGCGGGCTCCCGGCGGTGTTGTTCCTGTCCACCGGTCCCGGTGCTCTCACCGCGCTCGCCGGTCTTCAGGAGGCCCGGGCCACCGGTGTCCCCGTGCTCGTCGTCTGCAGCCAGGTTCCCCGTTCCGGTCTGGAGCACCCTCGCAGCGGTCACCTGCACCAGCTGGACGAGCAGCTCGCCGCGGCGGGCCAGGTGACGAAGTCGGCGCGCCGGGTCATGCGGGCGCAGGACATCCCCTCGATGGTGGCCGCAGCCTGGACCCAGGCGCTCACCGCGCCCGCCGGGCCGGTGTGGGTCGAGATCCCGCAGGACGTGCTGCTCGAGCCCGTGACCGAGGTCGTGGCGAGCGTTCAGGCCGGAGCCACCGGGCTTCCCCCGGACCTCCTCCTGCTCGAGCAGGCCTGCTCCTGGCTCCGCCAGGCCGAACGGCCGGTCATTCTCGCCGGTGGAGGGCTGGCGCGGTCCGCCGTCCGCGGTGACCTTCCGGCGCTGGCCGAGATGCTGCGGGCCCCGGTCGTCACCACGGCCTCGGGCAAGGGGGTCCTGCGGGCCGATCATCCTCTGGCCGCCGGGAGCTGGCTGGAAGACCGTCTCACCACGGAACTCCTCGAAACCGCCGATGTGTTGCTGGTACTCGGCTCGGCCCTCGGCGAGATCACGTCCAACTACTTCACGTTCCGCCCCCAGGGCCGGATCATCTCGGTGAACGCCGATCCCATCGTCCTGGATTCCACCCGGGCCCGGTTCGGCGAGATCCTGGCCCTGCCGGCCGACGCGGGGGAGACCGTGCGTGCCCTGGTGGCGGACCTGCACCCCCGGCCGGCCGACGGACGGGCCGAGAGCGTGGTCCAGGAGCTTCGTGCCGGGATCCAGAAGCGCATCGCCGGGCAGGATCTGGAAGCGGAGCAGGGCCTGTTGCGGGACGTGCGCGCGGGAGTGCCGGATGACGCGGAGACCTTCTGGGACATGACCGTCGCCGGCTACTGGGCCTGGTCGTGCTGGGACCCACGTTCGGGTGGGTTCCATTCCGCGCAGGGCTCCGGCGGCATCGGCTGGGCCTTCGCCGCGGCCCTGGGGGCGGCAGCAGCATCGGGTCGGCGCACCCTCGCGGTCTCCGGCGACGGTGGGGCCATGTACTCCCTCGCGGAACTGGCGGTCGCCCGTCAGCACGACCTTCCGGTGACCTGGCTGGTGGTGGACGACGGCGGCTACGGCATCCTGCGCGAGTACATGACCGACACCTTCGGCCGAGCCGTGGGGACAGAACTGGGGCGGCCCGACTTCGTCCGGCTGGCAGAGGCCTTCGGCGTGGCGGCGGAACTGGTCGATCCGGCGGGGGTGGAGGCGGCGATCGCCCGGGACTGGGAGGCGCCGGGGCCGCGCGTGGTGGTGCTGAGGCAACACCTGCGTATGTTCGCGCCGACCCATATCTGA
- a CDS encoding PucR family transcriptional regulator: protein MLTVRQLVDEPSLRLSVVGGRAGLDRPVRAAHVSELLEPGPWLHGGDILMTLGLLQPEDLDNARLYARHCLDHGVAAVIVGLGPAMPFQTAPLPLVQAGDLEGLPVIEVPDGVPFIAITEWILTWLAAQERRLLRQVATAGRNLTGTAVTPTPLPDLLHSWYAATGESAVVFDLAGSVLARAGTEAPALEALGPQMTEHLTNDHPPQLGDGPVRTPGPHHAGALPYLLGTRQIHGVLLIGTASPPIGTPSLPRGDTSPARGSSWASAGNGKSPADESRRTLLLPVLTALLSLHLEHQFVADRPVRVQRAHVVAQMLRPGLGAEQAQRLAQRVGLETDTARVVVVRPRPGEDLDVLGVRLTATLPGSVARPGSAGVELVVPEPVTPAPSRPSRSSEPPGPPEPPGPPLSSAHHDRGTGLTAALARAVGDRPTGIGALVPLTELASSARQAHALVEVSRQTGAPAQLGHNRASALLLQLSTLETLTAVSRAVLAPIDALPEAERLDLLDTLQAWLSVNGVWETAAGRLGIHRNTVRNRIAKIATLTGRSLDDGDGRYELWLALRARDALLRRRG from the coding sequence GTGCTCACCGTCCGGCAACTCGTCGACGAACCCTCCCTACGGCTGTCCGTGGTCGGGGGCCGGGCCGGGCTCGACCGCCCGGTGCGGGCCGCCCACGTGTCCGAGCTCCTGGAACCGGGGCCCTGGCTGCACGGCGGCGACATCTTGATGACCCTCGGCCTCCTGCAGCCCGAAGACCTTGATAATGCAAGGCTTTACGCTCGCCACTGCTTGGACCACGGAGTAGCTGCGGTGATCGTGGGACTGGGGCCGGCCATGCCCTTCCAGACGGCGCCCCTCCCGCTGGTGCAGGCCGGCGACCTGGAGGGCCTGCCGGTCATCGAGGTGCCGGACGGTGTGCCGTTCATCGCGATCACCGAGTGGATCCTGACCTGGCTGGCCGCCCAGGAGCGCCGCTTGCTGCGCCAGGTGGCCACTGCCGGTCGCAATCTCACCGGGACCGCGGTCACGCCCACGCCCCTGCCCGACCTGTTGCACTCCTGGTACGCCGCGACCGGTGAGTCTGCCGTGGTGTTCGACCTGGCCGGTAGCGTGCTGGCCCGGGCGGGCACCGAGGCCCCGGCCCTGGAAGCACTTGGGCCACAGATGACCGAGCACCTGACCAACGACCATCCGCCACAGCTGGGCGACGGACCGGTCCGAACACCGGGTCCGCATCACGCCGGGGCGCTGCCGTACCTTCTCGGCACCCGGCAGATCCACGGGGTACTGCTGATCGGCACCGCCTCACCCCCCATAGGCACCCCCTCACTGCCCAGGGGCGACACCTCACCGGCGCGCGGCTCCTCCTGGGCCTCGGCCGGGAACGGAAAGTCCCCGGCCGACGAGTCCCGCCGGACGCTGCTGCTTCCGGTACTCACAGCGCTGCTCTCCCTGCATCTGGAGCATCAGTTCGTGGCCGATCGACCCGTGCGGGTCCAGCGAGCTCACGTCGTGGCCCAGATGCTGCGTCCGGGGCTGGGCGCTGAGCAGGCGCAGCGCCTCGCCCAGCGGGTCGGTCTGGAGACGGACACCGCGCGGGTGGTCGTGGTCCGCCCCCGCCCCGGTGAGGATCTCGATGTCCTCGGTGTACGCCTCACCGCCACCCTGCCGGGTTCGGTGGCCCGTCCGGGGTCGGCCGGGGTCGAACTGGTCGTCCCGGAGCCGGTGACCCCGGCGCCGTCCAGGCCGTCAAGGTCGTCCGAGCCACCCGGGCCACCCGAACCGCCCGGGCCTCCCCTCAGCTCGGCGCATCACGACCGCGGTACCGGGCTGACCGCGGCCCTGGCCCGTGCGGTCGGCGACCGGCCCACCGGTATCGGTGCGCTGGTCCCGCTGACCGAGCTGGCGTCCTCCGCCCGGCAGGCCCACGCCCTGGTGGAGGTCAGCCGGCAGACGGGGGCACCCGCCCAGCTCGGGCACAACCGTGCTTCGGCACTGCTCCTGCAACTCAGCACTCTGGAGACGCTCACCGCGGTCAGTCGCGCCGTGCTGGCCCCGATCGACGCCCTTCCCGAGGCCGAGCGCCTCGACCTGCTCGACACTCTGCAGGCCTGGCTCTCCGTGAACGGTGTCTGGGAGACCGCCGCCGGGAGACTCGGCATCCACCGCAACACCGTGCGCAACCGGATCGCGAAAATCGCCACCCTGACCGGACGGTCGCTGGACGACGGGGACGGGCGCTACGAACTCTGGCTGGCCCTGCGCGCCCGTGACGCTCTGCTCCGCCGGCGCGGCTGA
- the speB gene encoding agmatinase, giving the protein MNHPVGPIDASVVPRYSGWSTFARLPRLDEVTNFDLAVLGVPFDGGVTYRPGARFGPAHVRQSSRLLRPYNPVQQIAPFDVMQVVDAGDLAVNPFDTSGALAAITSRALDLTSGGSRLVTIGGDHTIALPLLRAAAERHGPVAVLHFDAHLDTWDTYFDEPYTHGTPFRRAAEEGVIDSTGCVHVGIRGPVYSDRDRYEDQVLGFQIIGAEETEDLGWRGIAERVKARLGDRPVYVSVDIDVLDPAFAPGTGTPEPGGLTSRELLAVLRSLAGVNVVGADIVEVAPAYDHAEITGMAAASVAYELICAMTPRPVSD; this is encoded by the coding sequence ATGAATCATCCAGTCGGTCCGATTGACGCGAGTGTCGTTCCCCGCTACTCGGGTTGGAGTACCTTCGCCCGGCTGCCGCGTCTGGACGAGGTGACGAACTTCGACCTCGCCGTCCTCGGAGTGCCCTTCGACGGCGGGGTGACCTACCGGCCCGGAGCGCGGTTCGGGCCGGCCCACGTGCGGCAGTCGTCCCGGCTGCTGCGGCCCTACAACCCGGTACAGCAGATCGCCCCCTTCGACGTGATGCAGGTCGTTGACGCCGGTGACCTGGCGGTCAACCCCTTCGACACGTCCGGTGCACTGGCGGCCATCACCTCTCGCGCTCTCGACCTGACCTCCGGGGGGTCCCGGCTGGTGACGATCGGCGGTGATCACACTATCGCCCTGCCCCTGCTGCGGGCCGCAGCGGAGCGTCACGGGCCGGTCGCGGTACTGCATTTCGATGCGCATCTGGACACCTGGGACACCTATTTCGACGAGCCCTACACCCACGGCACCCCGTTCCGCCGGGCCGCCGAGGAAGGCGTGATCGACAGCACCGGCTGTGTGCACGTCGGTATCCGGGGACCGGTCTACAGCGATCGGGACCGGTACGAGGACCAGGTGCTCGGCTTCCAGATCATCGGTGCCGAGGAGACCGAAGACCTGGGCTGGCGCGGTATCGCCGAGCGGGTGAAGGCGCGCCTGGGCGACCGCCCGGTCTATGTGTCCGTCGATATCGACGTTCTCGACCCGGCTTTCGCACCGGGTACCGGAACTCCCGAGCCGGGGGGCCTGACCAGTCGCGAACTGCTCGCCGTTCTGCGCTCGCTGGCCGGGGTGAACGTGGTCGGTGCCGACATCGTCGAGGTGGCGCCGGCCTACGACCATGCCGAGATCACCGGTATGGCGGCCGCCTCGGTGGCCTACGAGCTGATCTGTGCCATGACGCCGCGACCGGTCTCCGACTGA
- a CDS encoding ABC transporter substrate-binding protein, producing the protein MNPFGSRRRILSGLAVPATCIALLAACGSGSDGGDTATAATSAPEVSSNADIFAKLPEDVQKSKSITVATEALYPPYEYLAEDGSTVIGLDIDLLDAVTARMGIDYELTNTAFDGLQPGLESKRYRVVMAAMSDTEERRAKFDFVDYYQAGQAIVVRKGNPENISGLADLCGQPVAVLVSSAQEALLKEVNGAECADDPIKVTSLQSDTDALTGVQSGRYVADVAQEPVARYNAEQVGGGNAFEVANAEPIRPNPLGVMLNKDDDELEAAFAEAFQSLVDDGTYAQILKKSDLASGAITEVTVNGGTE; encoded by the coding sequence ATGAACCCGTTCGGTAGCCGTCGGCGCATCCTGTCCGGCCTCGCGGTCCCCGCCACCTGCATCGCGCTGCTCGCTGCCTGTGGCAGCGGCTCGGACGGTGGGGACACCGCCACCGCAGCCACCTCCGCGCCCGAGGTGAGCAGCAATGCCGACATCTTCGCGAAACTTCCGGAAGATGTTCAGAAGTCGAAGTCGATCACGGTGGCGACCGAAGCCCTGTACCCGCCCTACGAGTATCTCGCCGAGGACGGCAGCACCGTGATCGGTCTCGACATCGACCTTCTCGACGCGGTGACCGCGCGGATGGGTATCGACTACGAGCTCACGAACACCGCGTTCGACGGACTGCAGCCGGGGCTGGAGAGCAAGCGTTACCGGGTGGTCATGGCGGCGATGTCGGACACCGAGGAACGGCGGGCCAAGTTCGACTTCGTCGACTACTACCAGGCCGGTCAGGCGATCGTGGTGCGCAAGGGCAACCCTGAGAACATCAGTGGGCTGGCCGACCTGTGCGGCCAGCCGGTTGCCGTGCTGGTGTCCTCGGCCCAGGAGGCGCTGCTGAAAGAGGTCAACGGCGCGGAGTGCGCCGACGACCCGATCAAGGTGACGTCGCTGCAGAGCGACACGGACGCGCTGACCGGGGTGCAGTCGGGGCGATACGTGGCGGATGTCGCGCAGGAGCCGGTGGCCCGGTACAACGCCGAGCAGGTCGGTGGCGGCAACGCCTTCGAGGTCGCCAACGCCGAGCCGATCCGCCCGAACCCGCTGGGTGTCATGCTGAACAAGGACGACGACGAGCTGGAGGCCGCTTTCGCCGAGGCCTTCCAGTCGCTGGTGGACGACGGCACCTACGCCCAGATCCTGAAGAAGTCGGACCTGGCTTCGGGCGCGATCACCGAGGTCACGGTGAACGGGGGCACCGAGTGA
- a CDS encoding amino acid ABC transporter permease has translation MTDRAQGLPVVPVRHPGQVVAAVVVVALLAWLAVAIGRNQFIQWDAVGERLTASAILGGLGVTVWLTIAAMVLGVVGGVGLAVARLSSNRVLRVLSGGYIWLFRGTPVLVQILVWFNLALFFPRLGFGALSVDTNSVITPFGAALLALALNESAYMAEIVRGGIQAVDQGQTEAAQALGMKRSLALRRIVLPQAMRVIIPPTGNELVTLLKTTSLVAVIGAGDLLTKAQAIGAVDFTRMEMLIVASIWYLALVTIATAGQTVLERRYTRGHAGSPQGPGWGRLVRNLLPGRRMQEVTR, from the coding sequence GTGACCGATCGGGCGCAGGGCCTGCCGGTCGTGCCCGTCCGGCACCCGGGGCAGGTGGTGGCGGCGGTGGTCGTGGTGGCGCTCCTGGCATGGCTGGCGGTGGCGATCGGCCGCAACCAGTTCATCCAGTGGGATGCCGTCGGCGAACGGCTGACCGCCTCGGCCATCCTGGGCGGGCTGGGCGTGACGGTCTGGCTGACCATCGCCGCGATGGTGCTGGGCGTGGTCGGTGGCGTGGGCCTGGCCGTGGCCCGGCTCTCGTCGAACCGGGTGCTGAGAGTGCTCTCCGGGGGGTACATCTGGCTGTTCCGCGGGACTCCGGTACTGGTCCAGATCCTGGTCTGGTTCAACCTGGCCCTGTTCTTCCCCCGGCTCGGGTTCGGCGCGTTGAGCGTGGACACCAACTCGGTCATCACCCCCTTCGGGGCGGCTCTGCTGGCCCTGGCGCTGAACGAGTCCGCGTACATGGCTGAGATCGTGCGCGGCGGCATCCAGGCCGTTGACCAGGGCCAGACCGAGGCGGCTCAGGCACTGGGGATGAAGCGGAGCCTGGCACTGCGGCGGATCGTGCTGCCGCAGGCCATGCGTGTGATCATCCCGCCGACCGGGAACGAGCTCGTCACCTTGCTGAAGACCACGTCCCTGGTGGCCGTGATCGGGGCCGGCGACCTGTTGACCAAGGCCCAGGCGATCGGCGCGGTCGACTTCACCCGGATGGAGATGCTGATCGTCGCCAGCATCTGGTATCTGGCCCTGGTCACGATCGCGACCGCCGGCCAGACGGTGCTGGAACGCCGCTACACCCGCGGCCACGCCGGCTCCCCGCAGGGCCCGGGGTGGGGTCGTCTGGTGCGGAACCTGTTGCCCGGCCGGAGAATGCAGGAGGTGACGCGATGA